The sequence CATCCACAACTTCAACGGGACGGGCGTCTTTGCGGTCGATTTTATTGATCACGACCACAGCCTTTAAGCCATGTTCCAAAGCCTTCTTCAGGACATAGCGGGTTTGCGGCATGGGGCCTTCAAAGGCATCCACCACCAAAATGACGCCGTCCACCATACCCAGGATCCGTTCCACTTCACCGCCGAAATCAGCATGGCCGGGGGTATCCACAATATTGATCTTGATACCCCGGTAAACAACAGCGGTGTTTTTGGATAATATGGTAATACCGCGTTCGCGCTCCAAATCATTGGAGTCCATCACGCGTTCCTGTACTGCTTCATTCGCGCGGAAAATACCACTTTGCCGCAGCATTGCGTCGACCAGCGTGGTTTTGCCGTGATCAACATGGGCAATAATGGCAACATTTCTAATATCATTTCTTAACAAGGTATCACTCTCCACCGCAGACTTATGATTTCCATTTCATTACAATAATATAGTATAATATTTTCCGGCGCATAAGTCAAACAGAACGGCCTATGTTTCATGTTCCTACATGAACCCACATCTTCGGGATGGGTCATTTTTCTGATCGTCCGGGTAAACATTGCCGTAGGCAGAGATCTCCTTTTTCAGTGTCAGCAACAGCGAAAACGCTGTTGATCAGAGCAAAAAGCGCTGCCGAACAATTGCCGCAATCGTTTTTGCCATCTCCGCCGGTGCGGCGGTGCTGTCTATTTTTACAAAGCGCCGCGGCTCCTGATCTGCCAGCAACTGATAGAGCGCTCTGACTTTGTCTTCGTAAACGATGCCTTTGCTTTCCAAACGATCGCCTTCTCCTCGCCTGGCAATCCGTTTCATCGTCTCTTCCGCCGGCAGATCCAGCCAAAAGGTGAGATCCGGCTTTAAACCATTGACCGCCAACTGATTGACGGCGCGGATAAAATCCAGTTCCAGACCGGCCGCACCCTGAAAGGCGATGCTGGAATCCACAAAACGATCGGACAGCACAAATTGACCTTGCCGCAGCGCCGGATTGATTACCTGGCGCACGTGCTGACAACGATCTGCGGCGAATAGAAAAACCTCGGTGGCGGGCAAAATATCCAGATCTTTGCGATCCAGCACCAAATTGCCGATCACGACGCCAACCTCCGTGCCGCGCGGTTCACGGGTGACCAAAACCGCGGCGCCCAATTTTTGCAATGTTTCCGCCAGACGTGTGATTTGCGTTGTCTTACCGCTGGCATCGATTCCCTCAAACGTGATGAAAGGCATCCTTTAGACTCCTTTTCCCAAAAATTCCAATTTCTCCGGCAAATCATCCAAAGAGCGCAGACCAAAATGGCTCAAAAACAAATCGGTCGTGGCATAAAGATTCGCTCTGCCGGCTCCCGGCTTTTTCCCGACTTCAGCGATCAAGCCCAGAGACAGCAATTGATTGATGGCATAATCGGCGCTGACGCCGCGGATCAACTCCACTTCCTGACGGGTGACCGGCTGCTTGCCAGCCACAATCGCCAGCGTTTCCAAGGTGGTTGGCGACAATTTTCGCGGTTTATTCAGCGACTGCAAAAAATAGCGCAGGCGTTTGGCATAATCCGGTTTGGTCACCATCTGCCAGCCGTTGGCAACCGGCAGCAAGGTACAACCGCGCCCGGCATCGTTTGTCCAGAGCGCTGCCATTTCCTGCAGCTGCAGATCGGTCTCTGCCACCGTTTTGCCCAACAATTCCGCCAAACGCTCGGAGGGAACCGGTTCGCCGCTGATAAACAGCAGAGCTTCCAGCATCCCGTTTTCCTGTTCCGCCGGTAAATTGACCGGAGTCAGGGAAAGGTCCTGATTATCTTGCATCACTTACAACCTCTCCAATCCATAATTCACCATAAGATGTGGTTTGCTCGATCTTCAGCTGCTGCAGCCGGACCAATTCCAGCAAAGCCAGGAAAGTGGCCACCAGCAAATTGCGACGGCTGCCCGGACGGAACAATTGTTCAAACAGAATGCGGCCGCGGTTCTGTTGTAGGCGGGATAAGATATAGGTCATCTGATGTTCCAATTCATATTCTTCCGCTTCAATCACTTCATCGACATCCAGCATTTCATCGCTTGTTTGCAGCACGCGCTGAAAAGCGGTCAGCAAATCAAATAAACCGGTATGGCGCAGCCGATCCACCGGATCGATACCGATCTGAACTTCATCGGCGGGCCTTGCCACCCACCATTCGCGCTGTTCCGCCAGACGTGACAATTGTTGGGCGGCAGTCTGAATCCGGCGATATTCTTCCAGATGCGCTGCTCTGTCATAGGGTTCCTCCTCTTTTGCTGCTTCCGGCGGTTTGGGCAGCAGCAGTTGCATCTTCCATTCCATTAAAGTAGCCGCCAGCAGAATAAAAGCGGATGCCTCTTCGGAATCGAAGCCTTTCGGTTCCAAGTAAGCCATAAAATCATCGATCCAGGCCTTAATCTGCAGATCCAGCACCTTTTCTTTATCCTGCCGCATATACTCTAACGCACCGGCAGCCTCTCCCTCAAACCCGGGCATGGAAGTTTTAAAACTCATAGCCACCTCGAATCACGCTAGATAAACATTTGCACAATGGCAAGCAATGCATTCAGGAACAGATTGGCCAGCGGGCTGATCAGATAACGATAAGCGCCGGTGATCATCACAGCCAGCAAAATCAGGAGGCCGTAGCGATTCATGAAGTTCATATAGGCAAACGACTCTTTGACCGGCAGTAAGCCTTCCAGGACTTTCGAGCCATCCAGCGGCGGAATCGGGATCAGATTAAATAAGCCCAGGTTGACGTTATACATCAGGATACCCAGCAAAATTTTGATCAAATAGGAATTGAACAGGAGTGACGCGGGCAGGATGATGGTCAGCAAGCCATAGAGGACAGCGACCAGCAAAGCAGTCAGAAAATTGGCTGCCGGTCCGGCCAGAGCCACCATCAGCATACCCTGCCGTCTGTTTTTATAGTAGAAGGGGTTAACTTCCACCGGTTTACACCAGCCGAAGCGGAACAAAACCATCATAATGAAGCCGATGGGATCGATGTGATTCAAAGGATTAAAAGATAACCTGCCCTGTAATTTCGGTGTCGGATCTCCCAAATGGTACGAAATCCAACTATGCGCAAACTCATGCACCGTCAAAGCCAGCAATAATCCCGGAATATAAAAGAGAAAATCCGAATTCAAACCAAACATACTTCTACTTCTTTCTTTTTATAAATTTCCTGCTTATTTCAGATGAGCCGGAATCCGGTCCAGGCGGATCAAATCCTGAACCGTTTCGCGTTCTTCCATCAAATCCGCGCCGGCCGGGCTGATTAAAATCATCGCCGGACGGGTCACCCGGTTGTAATTGCTGGCCATGGAGTAGTTGTAAGCGCCGGTGGCAAAAACGGCAATCACATCGCCCGCCGCCACTGCCGGCAGCCACAGGTCCTTGATCAGAATATCTCCCGTTTCACAGTGCTTGCCTGCCAAATGGGCCTGCTGCAGCAAGGGCTGGTTCGCCTTATCCACCACCACCGCCTCATAGACGGCCTGGTACAAAGCAGGACGAATGTTATCGGACATGCCGCCGTCAACCGCAACATAACGCCGAATGCCCGGCACCTCTTTGATGCCGCCGATGGTATAGAGGGTAACGCCCGCTTCGCCGACAATGCTGCGTCCCGGTTCGACA is a genomic window of Negativicutes bacterium containing:
- the tmk gene encoding dTMP kinase, with product MPFITFEGIDASGKTTQITRLAETLQKLGAAVLVTREPRGTEVGVVIGNLVLDRKDLDILPATEVFLFAADRCQHVRQVINPALRQGQFVLSDRFVDSSIAFQGAAGLELDFIRAVNQLAVNGLKPDLTFWLDLPAEETMKRIARRGEGDRLESKGIVYEDKVRALYQLLADQEPRRFVKIDSTAAPAEMAKTIAAIVRQRFLL
- the scpB gene encoding SMC-Scp complex subunit ScpB, with translation MQDNQDLSLTPVNLPAEQENGMLEALLFISGEPVPSERLAELLGKTVAETDLQLQEMAALWTNDAGRGCTLLPVANGWQMVTKPDYAKRLRYFLQSLNKPRKLSPTTLETLAIVAGKQPVTRQEVELIRGVSADYAINQLLSLGLIAEVGKKPGAGRANLYATTDLFLSHFGLRSLDDLPEKLEFLGKGV
- a CDS encoding segregation/condensation protein A; amino-acid sequence: MSFKTSMPGFEGEAAGALEYMRQDKEKVLDLQIKAWIDDFMAYLEPKGFDSEEASAFILLAATLMEWKMQLLLPKPPEAAKEEEPYDRAAHLEEYRRIQTAAQQLSRLAEQREWWVARPADEVQIGIDPVDRLRHTGLFDLLTAFQRVLQTSDEMLDVDEVIEAEEYELEHQMTYILSRLQQNRGRILFEQLFRPGSRRNLLVATFLALLELVRLQQLKIEQTTSYGELWIGEVVSDAR
- a CDS encoding site-2 protease family protein; this translates as MFGLNSDFLFYIPGLLLALTVHEFAHSWISYHLGDPTPKLQGRLSFNPLNHIDPIGFIMMVLFRFGWCKPVEVNPFYYKNRRQGMLMVALAGPAANFLTALLVAVLYGLLTIILPASLLFNSYLIKILLGILMYNVNLGLFNLIPIPPLDGSKVLEGLLPVKESFAYMNFMNRYGLLILLAVMITGAYRYLISPLANLFLNALLAIVQMFI